In Streptomyces sp. NBC_00091, the following proteins share a genomic window:
- a CDS encoding nuclease, whose translation MLLLRGTFRARGLQPDGDTIAFTPDDVADWKLVPGAHRLQPKADGRVAIRLEAIDALETHYGDNESGVQHQPRPLAHQATKELLTQLGFDRNFDRDDDQVETISSTTPETVPGFILTGGVDVYGRCVALVGTRPPVFNGYEIDVDVELLKKTVNYHLVKQGLVYPTFYTGFPDHLRSALTAAAREAKGATPPKGVWAKDVTRDGVKIVDMTSLTADDGAVILPKLFRRLKDYLDLKPANNSLACFPAFLGGAADKFYLQGEPNRRTGLQNIVKVSDDNIVKMTHPVEDITFDEE comes from the coding sequence ATGCTGCTGCTCAGAGGAACCTTCCGGGCGAGAGGCCTCCAGCCGGACGGCGACACCATCGCCTTCACTCCGGACGACGTGGCGGACTGGAAGCTCGTGCCCGGCGCCCACCGGCTCCAGCCGAAGGCCGACGGCCGCGTCGCCATCCGGCTGGAGGCCATCGACGCGCTGGAGACCCACTACGGGGACAACGAGTCGGGGGTGCAGCACCAGCCGCGACCGCTGGCGCACCAGGCCACGAAGGAGCTGCTGACCCAGCTCGGCTTCGACAGGAACTTCGACCGCGATGACGATCAAGTCGAAACCATCTCCAGCACCACCCCCGAGACCGTGCCCGGCTTCATCCTCACCGGCGGCGTCGACGTCTACGGCCGGTGCGTGGCCCTGGTCGGCACCAGACCGCCGGTCTTCAACGGCTACGAGATCGACGTCGATGTGGAGCTGCTGAAGAAGACCGTCAACTACCACCTGGTCAAGCAGGGCCTGGTCTACCCGACCTTCTACACCGGCTTCCCCGACCACCTGCGCAGCGCGCTGACCGCCGCCGCCCGGGAGGCGAAGGGGGCCACACCCCCGAAGGGCGTGTGGGCCAAGGACGTGACCCGCGACGGGGTGAAGATCGTCGACATGACCTCGCTCACGGCCGACGACGGCGCCGTGATCCTCCCGAAGCTGTTCCGCCGGCTGAAGGACTACCTGGACCTCAAGCCGGCGAACAACTCCCTGGCCTGCTTCCCCGCCTTCCTCGGCGGGGCCGCCGACAAGTTCTACCTCCAGGGCGAGCCCAACCGGCGCACCGGCCTGCAGAACATCGTCAAGGTCAGCGACGACAACATCGTGAAGATGACCCACCCGGTCGAGGACATCACCTTCGACGAGGAGTGA
- a CDS encoding PP2C family protein-serine/threonine phosphatase, which translates to MRRRREEPGWLQGAPPPRWARFAPAVAMAALCLAQWSTPRTVELGYFLAALPAVAAFAYGAAGTAVFAALVLLLLGVPELGMGHARGTDLATVATVGLLSVVIALVRRRRDAQLVSVRTVAEAAQLAVLPPVPERVGAVRCAGLYRAAQRGTLVGGDLFDVRAGPFGVRALVGDVQGHGLAAVGTVASLLGAFREAVLDDPELAAVAARLDRRLAADAAAGFVAHPELFATAVLLEFPPGLDLVRVVSCGHPPVLLLRGFAVAEVTVEPGPPLGLGLGWAALPAMAELPLLPGDRLLAHTDGVTEARDRGGNFYPLAVRVPVLAGDPAGLVPAVWRDLAAFTGGGPRDDVALLLLSPEQRLTRGPSAP; encoded by the coding sequence GTGAGACGCCGACGGGAGGAGCCGGGCTGGCTGCAGGGGGCGCCGCCGCCCCGCTGGGCCCGGTTCGCGCCCGCGGTGGCCATGGCCGCGCTCTGCCTCGCCCAGTGGAGCACCCCCCGCACGGTCGAGCTGGGCTACTTCCTGGCGGCCCTTCCGGCCGTGGCCGCCTTCGCGTACGGGGCCGCCGGCACCGCCGTCTTCGCCGCTCTCGTGCTGCTCCTGCTGGGCGTCCCCGAGCTCGGCATGGGGCACGCCCGCGGCACCGACCTGGCCACCGTGGCCACCGTCGGCCTGCTCAGCGTGGTGATCGCCCTGGTGCGGCGGCGCCGGGACGCCCAGCTGGTCAGCGTGCGGACGGTCGCCGAGGCGGCCCAGCTGGCGGTGCTGCCGCCGGTGCCGGAGCGGGTGGGCGCGGTGCGCTGCGCCGGGCTGTACCGGGCGGCGCAGCGGGGCACGCTGGTCGGCGGCGACCTGTTCGACGTACGGGCCGGGCCGTTCGGGGTGCGGGCGCTGGTGGGGGACGTGCAGGGGCACGGGCTGGCCGCGGTCGGGACGGTGGCCTCGCTGCTCGGCGCGTTCCGTGAGGCGGTGCTGGACGACCCGGAGCTGGCGGCGGTCGCGGCCCGGCTGGACCGGCGGCTGGCGGCGGACGCGGCGGCGGGGTTCGTGGCGCACCCGGAGCTGTTCGCGACGGCGGTGCTGCTGGAGTTCCCGCCCGGGCTGGACCTCGTACGGGTCGTGTCGTGCGGGCATCCGCCGGTGCTGCTGCTGCGGGGTTTCGCGGTCGCGGAGGTGACCGTGGAGCCGGGGCCCCCGCTGGGGCTGGGGCTGGGCTGGGCGGCCCTTCCGGCGATGGCCGAACTCCCGCTGCTGCCGGGCGACCGGCTGCTCGCGCACACGGACGGGGTCACGGAGGCGCGCGACCGGGGCGGGAACTTCTACCCGCTGGCCGTCCGGGTGCCGGTGCTGGCGGGCGACCCGGCGGGGCTGGTCCCGGCGGTGTGGCGGGACCTCGCGGCCTTCACCGGGGGCGGCCCGCGCGATGACGTGGCGCTGCTGCTGCTGTCGCCCGAACAGCGGTTGACCCGTGGTCCGTCGGCTCCCTAG
- a CDS encoding VIT family protein, giving the protein MTDTQSAAISTRLNWLRAGVLGANDGIISTAGLVVGVAGATTSRAAILTAGVAGLLAGSLSMAAGEYVSVSSQRDSERAALEVERQELAQEPEAELDELTELLAARGLSRELAREAAEQLTERDALRAHARVELGIEPDELANPWHAAFASLVAFTAGALLPLLAVVLPGPSERVPVTVVAVLMALALCGVVSARLGGAAVPRAVLRNVAGGAVAMAVTYTVGARLGA; this is encoded by the coding sequence GTGACGGATACGCAGAGCGCGGCGATCAGTACCCGGCTGAACTGGCTGCGGGCGGGGGTGCTCGGCGCCAACGACGGGATCATCTCCACCGCGGGCCTGGTCGTCGGCGTCGCCGGCGCCACCACCTCGCGCGCCGCGATCCTCACGGCGGGCGTGGCCGGGCTGCTCGCGGGCTCGCTGTCGATGGCGGCGGGGGAGTACGTGTCGGTCAGCTCGCAGCGGGACTCCGAGCGGGCGGCGCTGGAGGTGGAGCGGCAGGAGCTGGCGCAGGAGCCGGAGGCGGAGCTGGACGAGCTGACGGAACTGCTGGCCGCGCGGGGCCTGAGCCGCGAGCTGGCCCGGGAGGCCGCCGAGCAGCTGACGGAACGGGACGCGCTGAGGGCGCACGCGCGGGTGGAGCTGGGGATCGAGCCGGACGAGTTGGCGAACCCGTGGCACGCGGCCTTCGCCAGCCTGGTCGCCTTCACGGCGGGGGCGCTGCTGCCGCTGCTGGCGGTCGTCCTGCCGGGGCCGTCGGAGCGGGTGCCGGTGACGGTGGTGGCGGTGCTGATGGCGCTCGCGCTGTGCGGGGTGGTGAGTGCGCGGCTGGGCGGGGCGGCCGTGCCGAGGGCGGTACTCCGCAATGTGGCGGGCGGCGCCGTTGCCATGGCGGTCACCTACACGGTGGGCGCCCGCCTCGGCGCCTGA
- a CDS encoding TIGR01777 family oxidoreductase encodes MRIAITGSSGLIGKALVRSLHADGHDTVRFVRRAPAAPGEARWDPRTGYVDPDGLRGSDAVVHLAGAGVGDHRWTAAYKKEIRDSRVLGTAAVARAMAALDSPPPVLVCGSAVGYYGDTGDRAVDESAPAGAGFLPSVCVEWEAAAAPAREAGIRTAFARTGLVVAAGGGAWGRMFPLFRAGLGGRLGSGRQYWSFISLHDEIAALRHLIDTPGLSGPFNLTAPQPLTNREVTAAMGRVLHRPALFAVPAPVLRLVLGELSQDVLGSQRARPVRLMESGFVFTHPGIEDSIRAALA; translated from the coding sequence ATGCGCATCGCCATCACCGGATCCTCCGGACTCATCGGCAAGGCCCTCGTACGCTCCCTCCACGCCGACGGCCACGACACCGTCCGCTTCGTGCGCCGCGCCCCCGCCGCCCCCGGCGAGGCTCGGTGGGATCCGCGGACCGGGTACGTCGACCCCGACGGGCTGCGCGGCTCTGACGCCGTCGTGCACCTGGCCGGGGCCGGGGTCGGGGACCACCGCTGGACGGCCGCGTACAAGAAGGAGATCCGCGACAGCCGGGTGCTCGGCACCGCGGCCGTCGCCCGCGCCATGGCCGCCCTCGACAGCCCGCCGCCCGTGCTGGTCTGCGGCTCCGCCGTCGGGTACTACGGCGACACCGGCGACCGCGCCGTCGACGAGAGCGCCCCCGCGGGCGCCGGCTTCCTGCCTTCCGTCTGCGTCGAGTGGGAGGCGGCCGCCGCCCCGGCCCGGGAGGCCGGCATCCGGACGGCGTTCGCCCGCACCGGGCTGGTCGTCGCCGCCGGGGGCGGGGCCTGGGGGCGGATGTTCCCCCTCTTCCGGGCGGGCCTCGGCGGGCGGCTCGGCAGCGGCCGCCAGTACTGGTCCTTCATCTCCCTGCACGACGAGATCGCCGCCCTGCGGCACCTCATCGACACCCCCGGCCTCTCCGGCCCCTTCAACCTCACCGCGCCGCAGCCCCTGACCAACCGTGAGGTCACCGCCGCCATGGGCCGCGTACTGCACCGCCCGGCCCTCTTCGCCGTCCCCGCCCCCGTCCTGCGCCTCGTGCTCGGCGAGCTCTCCCAGGACGTGCTGGGCAGTCAGCGGGCCCGCCCCGTCCGGCTGATGGAGTCGGGGTTCGTCTTCACGCACCCCGGCATCGAGGACTCCATCAGGGCCGCGCTGGCGTAG
- a CDS encoding FAD-dependent oxidoreductase: MLSSSHHAAHHADVVIVGAGVSGLAAAHHLIAAGVTVSVLETADDPGGRMATEAADGFRLDRVGQLLNTSYTEPARTPGLTGLTLRPFAPGVLVHGADGRQQRAGALTPARALASGSLDQARFSAALGRLAALPQERVLARPERTALAALGSRGLPPRTVTGVLRPLLSALLRDPELTTSSRVADLALRTFARGRLAVPEGGAATLPGLLAAALPPGTVRTGIRVRSVATNLVTTEEHGDFGCRSVLLATGARAAAELLPGLRVPAFHEVTVIHHATPAPLPWDGSLLLDADPKWPLAHTTVMSAVDPTRAPAGRSLVTTTVHGPPPPTRTVAARLARLYETSTRDWDLLAVHHTPEAVPAMPPPYDLRRPVRVLAGLYVCGDHRDSNTVQGALHSARRAATALLRDFGIPLPAAPEPAIPVAA, from the coding sequence GTGCTCAGCAGCTCACACCATGCCGCACATCACGCGGACGTCGTCATCGTAGGAGCCGGAGTCTCAGGACTCGCGGCCGCGCACCACCTGATCGCGGCAGGGGTCACCGTCAGCGTCCTGGAGACCGCCGACGACCCCGGCGGCCGCATGGCCACCGAAGCGGCCGACGGATTCCGGCTCGACCGGGTCGGCCAGCTCCTCAACACCTCGTACACCGAACCGGCCCGCACCCCGGGCCTCACGGGGCTGACCCTGCGCCCCTTCGCCCCCGGGGTCCTGGTGCACGGCGCCGACGGCAGGCAGCAGCGGGCCGGGGCCCTCACCCCCGCCCGCGCACTGGCCAGCGGCTCCCTCGACCAGGCCCGCTTCAGCGCCGCGCTCGGCCGGCTCGCGGCCCTGCCCCAGGAACGGGTGCTCGCCCGGCCCGAACGCACCGCACTCGCCGCCCTCGGCTCCCGCGGCCTGCCGCCGCGCACCGTGACCGGCGTCCTGCGGCCCCTGCTGTCCGCCCTGCTGCGCGACCCGGAGCTCACCACCTCCAGCCGCGTCGCCGACCTCGCCCTGCGCACCTTCGCCAGAGGCCGCCTCGCCGTGCCCGAGGGCGGCGCGGCCACCCTGCCCGGCCTGCTCGCGGCCGCCCTGCCGCCCGGCACCGTACGCACCGGGATCCGAGTGCGGTCGGTGGCGACCAACCTCGTCACCACCGAGGAGCACGGGGACTTCGGCTGTCGCTCCGTCCTGCTCGCCACCGGCGCCCGGGCCGCCGCCGAACTGCTCCCCGGGCTGCGCGTACCCGCCTTCCACGAGGTCACCGTCATCCACCACGCGACCCCCGCACCCCTGCCCTGGGACGGCTCGCTGCTCCTGGACGCCGACCCGAAGTGGCCGCTGGCCCACACCACGGTGATGAGCGCGGTCGACCCCACCCGAGCCCCCGCCGGCCGCAGCCTGGTCACCACCACCGTGCACGGCCCGCCGCCGCCCACCCGGACGGTCGCCGCCCGCCTGGCCCGGCTGTACGAGACCTCGACCCGGGACTGGGACCTGCTGGCCGTCCACCACACCCCGGAGGCCGTCCCGGCCATGCCCCCGCCCTACGACCTGCGGCGCCCGGTACGCGTCCTGGCCGGGCTCTACGTCTGCGGCGACCACCGCGACTCCAACACCGTCCAGGGCGCCCTGCACTCCGCCCGCCGCGCCGCCACCGCCCTGCTGCGCGACTTCGGCATCCCGCTCCCGGCCGCCCCGGAGCCCGCCATTCCGGTAGCGGCCTGA
- a CDS encoding regulator, which yields MTDRPAQRVPNRQLAALIAEAGFSNAGLARRVDQLGLEHGLDLRYDKTSVTRWLRGQQPRGTTPALIAEVFTRRLGRRLSAQDLGLDACAPVYAGLEFAATPEEAVDIASGLWRKDSGSHAELRKIAFTPAGLVVPSRDWLIGRADERVGRGADPAANRVPAQGRASVPRQRQIDRGPGQRVTGGDIAALRSVSELFRTLDHTYGGGHARQALVRYLEHEAEPMLRGTYGETTGRRLFSAAADLTRLAGWTSYDIAAHGLAQRYFVQALRLAQAAGDRPYGSYVLVTMSRQAVYLGHGREAVQLARVAQQGVGSGPPPVVQALLHASEARGHAVLGEVRAATASLVRAERALGAARPGDDVPHWARLFDEGQLADEFGHCHRDLQQYRASAQHAERSLQLRAPGFARSRLFCRVVLATARLGLGELEQACALGAEAAQQAMEMRSVRAVEYVRDFERRLEPYRDAAAVRSYRDRVAALS from the coding sequence ATGACCGATCGACCTGCCCAGCGTGTCCCCAACCGGCAGCTCGCGGCGCTGATCGCGGAAGCCGGGTTCTCCAACGCCGGGCTCGCCCGCCGTGTCGACCAGCTGGGCCTGGAGCACGGTCTGGACCTGCGGTACGACAAAACCTCCGTGACCCGGTGGCTGCGCGGCCAGCAGCCCCGCGGCACCACCCCGGCGCTGATCGCGGAGGTCTTCACCCGGCGCCTCGGGCGGCGGCTGTCGGCGCAGGATCTGGGCCTGGACGCGTGCGCGCCCGTGTACGCGGGGCTGGAGTTCGCGGCCACCCCGGAAGAGGCCGTGGACATCGCGAGCGGGCTGTGGCGCAAGGACTCCGGCTCGCACGCCGAGCTGCGCAAGATCGCCTTCACCCCGGCCGGTCTGGTGGTGCCCAGCCGGGACTGGCTCATCGGGCGGGCCGACGAACGCGTGGGGCGCGGCGCCGACCCCGCCGCGAACCGGGTCCCGGCGCAGGGCCGCGCCTCGGTGCCCCGGCAGCGGCAGATCGACCGGGGGCCCGGACAGCGGGTGACCGGCGGGGACATCGCGGCGCTGCGGTCGGTGAGCGAGCTGTTCCGGACCCTGGACCACACCTACGGCGGCGGGCACGCCCGCCAGGCCCTGGTGCGGTACCTGGAGCACGAGGCGGAGCCGATGCTGCGCGGCACCTACGGGGAGACCACCGGGCGGCGGCTGTTCTCCGCCGCCGCCGACCTGACCCGGCTCGCGGGCTGGACCTCGTACGACATCGCCGCGCACGGGCTGGCCCAGCGGTACTTCGTGCAGGCGCTGCGCCTCGCCCAGGCCGCCGGGGACCGGCCGTACGGGTCCTACGTGCTGGTCACCATGAGCCGTCAGGCGGTCTACCTCGGGCACGGCCGGGAGGCGGTGCAGCTGGCCCGGGTCGCCCAGCAGGGCGTGGGCTCGGGCCCGCCGCCGGTGGTGCAGGCGCTGCTGCACGCGTCGGAGGCGCGGGGGCACGCGGTGCTGGGCGAGGTGCGTGCGGCGACGGCCTCGCTGGTGCGGGCCGAGCGGGCGCTGGGCGCGGCCCGGCCCGGGGACGACGTACCGCACTGGGCCCGGCTGTTCGACGAAGGGCAGCTGGCGGACGAGTTCGGGCACTGCCACCGCGACCTCCAGCAGTACCGGGCCTCGGCCCAGCACGCGGAGCGCTCGCTCCAGCTGCGGGCGCCGGGGTTCGCGCGCTCGCGGCTGTTCTGCCGGGTGGTGCTGGCCACGGCGCGGCTGGGGCTGGGCGAGCTGGAACAGGCGTGCGCGCTGGGCGCGGAGGCCGCGCAGCAGGCGATGGAGATGCGGTCGGTGCGTGCGGTGGAGTACGTACGGGACTTCGAGCGGCGGCTGGAGCCGTACCGGGACGCGGCGGCGGTGCGGAGCTATCGGGACCGGGTGGCGGCCTTGTCGTGA
- the lipB gene encoding lipoyl(octanoyl) transferase LipB: protein MTELRFVHLGFGPESVEYTEAWEEQRRVHAARFADEIDDTCLMVEHEPVYTAGRRTDPSERPLDGTPVVDVDRGGKITWHGPGQLVGYPIMKLPRPVDVVAHVRRLEEALIRTAAEFGLETTRVEGRSGVWVLGDPIQERPKTGGLTLDLAVPAVDPRTGDDEFDARLHGPEYAPSNAGQRREDRKLAAIGIRVAKGVTMHGFAINVNPDNVWFDRIIPCGIRDAGVTSLSYELGREVTIAEVLPVVERHLKDVLEHAELKPRDIEPAAAG, encoded by the coding sequence GTGACTGAGCTTCGGTTTGTCCATCTGGGCTTCGGGCCGGAATCCGTCGAGTACACCGAGGCCTGGGAAGAGCAGCGCCGGGTGCACGCGGCCCGCTTCGCGGACGAGATCGACGACACCTGCCTGATGGTGGAGCACGAGCCGGTCTACACCGCCGGCCGGCGCACCGACCCCAGCGAGCGCCCGCTCGACGGCACCCCCGTCGTCGACGTGGACCGCGGCGGCAAGATCACCTGGCACGGCCCGGGCCAGCTCGTCGGCTACCCGATCATGAAGCTGCCCCGCCCGGTGGACGTCGTCGCCCACGTGCGCCGCCTCGAAGAGGCCCTGATCCGCACCGCGGCCGAGTTCGGCCTGGAGACCACCCGCGTCGAGGGCCGCTCGGGGGTCTGGGTGCTCGGCGACCCGATCCAGGAGCGTCCGAAGACCGGCGGACTCACCCTCGACCTCGCCGTGCCTGCGGTGGACCCGCGCACCGGCGACGACGAGTTCGACGCCCGGCTCCACGGCCCCGAGTACGCCCCGTCCAACGCCGGCCAGCGCCGCGAGGACCGCAAGCTCGCCGCCATCGGCATCCGCGTCGCCAAGGGCGTCACGATGCACGGCTTCGCGATCAACGTGAACCCCGACAACGTCTGGTTCGACCGGATCATCCCCTGTGGGATCCGGGACGCCGGTGTGACCTCGCTCTCGTACGAGCTGGGGCGCGAGGTCACCATCGCCGAGGTGCTGCCGGTCGTCGAACGCCACCTGAAGGACGTGCTGGAGCACGCGGAGCTGAAGCCCCGCGACATAGAGCCCGCGGCGGCCGGCTAG
- the lipA gene encoding lipoyl synthase, giving the protein MSAVAPDGRKMLRLEVRNAQTPIERKPEWIKTRAKMGPEYTKMQALVKGEGLHTVCQEAGCPNIYECWEDREATFLIGGDQCTRRCDFCQIDTGKPEALDRDEPRRVGESVVTMDLNYATITGVARDDLADGGAWLYAETVRQIHQQTAGREAGHTKVELLAPDFNAVPELLEEVFASRPEVFAHNVETVPRIFKRIRPGFRYERSLEVITKARAYGLVTKSNLILGMGEEREEVSQALKDLHEAGCELITITQYLRPSPRHHPVERWVKPAEFVELAKEAEEIGFSGVMSGPLVRSSYRAGRLYTQAMEKRAAV; this is encoded by the coding sequence GTGTCCGCAGTCGCACCCGACGGACGCAAGATGCTGCGCCTCGAGGTCCGTAACGCCCAGACCCCCATCGAGCGCAAGCCCGAGTGGATCAAGACCCGGGCGAAGATGGGCCCCGAGTACACCAAGATGCAGGCCCTGGTGAAGGGCGAAGGACTGCACACGGTGTGCCAGGAAGCCGGCTGTCCGAACATCTACGAATGCTGGGAGGACCGCGAGGCCACCTTCCTCATCGGTGGCGACCAGTGCACCCGGCGCTGTGACTTCTGCCAGATCGACACGGGCAAGCCCGAGGCCCTGGACCGGGACGAGCCCCGCCGCGTCGGCGAGTCCGTGGTCACGATGGACCTGAACTACGCCACCATCACCGGCGTCGCCCGCGACGACCTGGCGGACGGCGGCGCGTGGCTGTACGCGGAGACCGTGCGCCAGATCCACCAGCAGACGGCGGGCCGCGAGGCCGGCCACACCAAGGTCGAGCTGCTGGCCCCCGACTTCAACGCGGTCCCGGAGCTGCTGGAGGAGGTCTTCGCCTCCCGCCCCGAGGTCTTCGCGCACAACGTCGAGACGGTGCCCCGGATCTTCAAGCGGATCCGCCCCGGCTTCCGCTACGAGCGCTCCCTCGAGGTGATCACCAAGGCGCGCGCGTACGGCCTGGTCACCAAGTCGAACCTGATCCTCGGCATGGGCGAGGAGCGCGAGGAGGTCAGCCAGGCGCTGAAGGACCTCCACGAGGCGGGCTGCGAGCTCATCACCATCACCCAGTACCTGCGGCCCTCGCCGCGGCACCACCCCGTGGAGCGCTGGGTGAAGCCGGCCGAGTTCGTCGAGCTGGCGAAGGAGGCCGAGGAGATCGGCTTCTCCGGTGTGATGTCCGGCCCGCTGGTCCGGTCCTCGTACCGGGCGGGTCGCCTCTACACGCAGGCGATGGAGAAGCGCGCGGCGGTCTGA
- a CDS encoding DUF4191 domain-containing protein encodes MARKSNAETAANPGRLKQIALTYKMTRKADPKVGLIVAGVGIVTFGVFLAIGFLIDHPVYLGILGFLVAFLAMAIVFGRRAERAAFGQMEGQPGAAAAVLDNVGRGWSTTPAVAMNRNQDIVHRAVGKAGVVLIAEGNPNRVKTLLAAEKKKLARIMPDIPVHDFIVGTGEGEVPLKKVRTTLLKLPRVLAGPQITQVNDKLRAMGDLMSNMPVPKGPMPGGRGMRGQRPR; translated from the coding sequence ATGGCGAGGAAGTCAAACGCAGAGACTGCTGCGAACCCCGGGCGACTGAAGCAGATCGCCCTGACGTACAAGATGACGCGCAAGGCCGACCCGAAGGTCGGTCTGATCGTCGCGGGCGTGGGAATCGTCACCTTCGGTGTCTTTCTTGCGATCGGCTTCCTGATCGACCACCCGGTCTACCTGGGCATCCTGGGCTTCCTGGTGGCGTTCCTCGCGATGGCGATCGTCTTCGGACGACGGGCCGAGCGGGCTGCCTTCGGGCAGATGGAGGGGCAGCCGGGCGCTGCCGCGGCCGTACTGGACAACGTGGGACGGGGCTGGTCGACCACCCCGGCCGTCGCGATGAACCGGAACCAGGACATCGTCCACCGGGCCGTCGGCAAGGCGGGCGTGGTCCTGATCGCCGAGGGCAACCCGAACCGGGTCAAGACCCTGCTCGCGGCCGAGAAGAAGAAGCTGGCCCGGATCATGCCCGACATCCCGGTCCACGACTTCATCGTGGGCACCGGCGAGGGCGAGGTGCCGCTCAAGAAGGTCCGTACGACGCTGCTGAAGCTGCCGCGCGTCCTGGCCGGACCGCAGATCACGCAGGTCAACGACAAGCTCCGGGCCATGGGTGACCTCATGAGCAACATGCCGGTGCCAAAGGGCCCGATGCCTGGCGGGCGGGGCATGCGAGGTCAGCGACCGCGATGA
- a CDS encoding recombinase family protein encodes MGKARTPANGTAARTDDALRAVDYLRVSTRSQTKGYGIAYTGRNTSRYIAAKGWAHVGTYIDQGVSGTLGAHARDALKRLMADARQSPRPFDMVVVHETRAIGRTGPSFWHWLSELEGLGILVAVANEDYDTSTGAGRSRLQQGAQYAIQEHRNIRSRTQGGIQEKAAEGGHPGGTPRYGYRILNVGSRGEQRLVLDDCDGGDNCSPSGPCTTRHEAPALRRARQLAVEEHGRWGRVALTLNREGFRTRSGKPWSEANIRARLMDEDLLSARFVFRKPFRAETGPDGAPVWGESLVIPLDPVFTEPEVVELRGAVARQPKAPPVLWNCYTLSGRIVSPCGKHYVGGSPAGEKSPHYVCAGKRASYAGAPVCSCPQIYATSVDAWAWEKICTLLGDERLTDLARERQREVMALLDVRIKMTGPPPPMRRGLVCPVAEWFRREGRLVPMVTDEVWSRLTGMKLFPRGATVARQKGGLAPRTVLEAFLEKARTDARWAELDAKHGSTGLRGHWRRWTDSGLWEALMNALEGCQGTPPTKPHPLPAMEMTAQVTSDAVIAVADLACPARQASGPLAPACCS; translated from the coding sequence ATGGGCAAGGCTCGCACGCCTGCGAACGGCACCGCAGCTCGGACCGACGACGCCCTGCGCGCCGTCGACTACCTGCGCGTGTCCACTCGGTCGCAAACCAAGGGGTACGGAATTGCCTATACCGGCAGAAACACCTCTCGCTACATCGCGGCGAAGGGCTGGGCGCACGTAGGCACGTACATCGATCAGGGCGTCAGCGGCACCCTCGGGGCGCACGCGCGGGACGCACTCAAACGTCTGATGGCCGATGCCAGACAGAGCCCGCGGCCCTTCGACATGGTCGTCGTACACGAGACGAGGGCAATCGGCCGTACCGGGCCGTCCTTCTGGCACTGGCTCTCGGAACTCGAAGGTCTGGGCATTCTCGTGGCCGTCGCCAACGAGGACTACGACACTTCGACCGGCGCCGGGCGTTCACGACTGCAGCAGGGCGCGCAGTACGCCATCCAGGAGCACAGGAACATCCGGAGCCGCACCCAGGGCGGCATCCAGGAGAAGGCCGCAGAAGGAGGCCACCCCGGAGGGACACCGCGATACGGCTACCGCATCCTCAATGTGGGCAGCCGGGGCGAGCAACGCCTGGTGCTCGACGACTGCGACGGCGGAGACAACTGCTCACCGTCCGGCCCCTGCACCACGCGCCACGAGGCACCGGCCTTGCGCCGGGCGAGGCAGCTCGCCGTCGAAGAACACGGCAGGTGGGGCCGCGTCGCACTGACCCTGAACCGCGAGGGGTTCCGCACGCGATCAGGCAAGCCCTGGAGCGAGGCCAATATCAGGGCGCGGCTCATGGACGAGGACTTGCTGAGTGCCCGCTTCGTCTTCCGAAAGCCATTCCGGGCCGAGACCGGGCCGGACGGCGCTCCCGTTTGGGGAGAGAGCCTGGTGATCCCGCTCGATCCCGTCTTCACAGAGCCCGAAGTCGTCGAGCTCCGGGGCGCGGTCGCACGGCAGCCAAAGGCACCGCCCGTTCTGTGGAACTGCTACACGCTCAGCGGGCGCATTGTGAGCCCATGCGGAAAGCACTATGTCGGTGGCAGTCCGGCCGGCGAGAAGTCGCCCCACTATGTCTGCGCGGGGAAGCGAGCCTCGTACGCCGGCGCCCCGGTCTGCTCCTGCCCGCAGATCTATGCCACCAGCGTCGACGCATGGGCGTGGGAGAAAATCTGCACGCTTCTTGGAGATGAGCGCTTGACGGACCTGGCTCGGGAGCGACAGCGAGAGGTGATGGCCCTTCTCGATGTCCGGATCAAGATGACGGGACCTCCACCACCCATGCGGCGAGGTCTGGTCTGTCCCGTTGCCGAGTGGTTCCGCCGGGAGGGCAGGTTGGTCCCGATGGTGACCGACGAAGTCTGGTCCCGTCTGACCGGCATGAAGCTGTTCCCCAGGGGGGCGACGGTTGCTCGTCAGAAGGGTGGCCTGGCGCCCCGCACCGTGCTGGAAGCCTTCTTGGAAAAGGCGAGGACGGATGCACGATGGGCAGAGCTGGATGCCAAACACGGCTCCACGGGGTTGCGCGGCCATTGGCGGCGCTGGACGGACTCAGGCCTGTGGGAAGCTCTCATGAACGCGTTGGAGGGGTGCCAAGGCACCCCTCCAACGAAGCCTCACCCCTTGCCCGCCATGGAAATGACCGCGCAGGTCACTTCCGATGCGGTCATCGCGGTCGCTGACCTCGCATGCCCCGCCCGCCAGGCATCGGGCCCTTTGGCACCGGCATGTTGCTCATGA